One genomic region from Streptomyces sp. NBC_00457 encodes:
- a CDS encoding DUF6571 family protein, with the protein MPTYEQLYHLSLSNLKTAAERWQETVTKFKGLHTAYGDHVARPFQQAGWTQPVLTAAKADNDVRAAHQEFEDAQKEARGIAGVLSTLHAELKRAKDDLHHLADVEAKKQDLVVSATGVVSPRNDLSQDVGARHDPDGQALIREQHEACEAFARRIERVLQRAADADETACWALRRDLGGNKADFNSKVVTSLDEADATHAAELLRKGDKLTDTELSELNHLMKANQNDPVFATRFYQQVGQEGALQMYGQLALQTADASDGRKALLREMQRGMGHTLATATDPDSKPHLSEKWSADLRKLGTQHIQLYDNGMREGPYGYQLLGGILRYGNYDSTFLTPVAEHVTQLHAKDPYFFANTKYDIGDPQYGFNPSGKNGAGFDPMNSVLEALGHSPEAATDYFTPPMEAYAKDGAHTGTLSEIGDTDSYLDFLVNEDYESFPDITGHDPDAAQKSANDFPDALGHALEAATTGRPWDGDPNAVSVPHTEDQASLTRQIVDKFGGQGGPELLNGEDGAPYEAARDSLGNIAAEYMGDVQRAVSGHDDLPVSGASAGLQASATEPFLAAVGQDPEAYAAITGSQQAYTSGIVDNVVNGDSSSTVGDAERVKQAVAPGSIVAGIMSEARAEAVFDTHRASDAEFNESAETANKWVGRGLGLATGAIRVPVVGDVTGWVVEDIQSSVMASIQRDTTTEARYEAGLEYTAGRESTQDAAAAAVDRATTNSQLNQDTIGDLRRAAITQAGASHSEGSQWEDSRHG; encoded by the coding sequence AGAAGGAAGCGCGGGGTATCGCCGGTGTCCTCTCGACGCTGCACGCCGAGCTGAAAAGGGCGAAGGACGACCTCCACCACCTCGCTGATGTCGAGGCCAAGAAGCAGGACCTCGTCGTGAGCGCTACTGGCGTCGTCAGCCCGCGCAACGATCTCTCCCAGGACGTCGGCGCCCGGCACGATCCCGACGGCCAGGCCCTGATCCGAGAACAGCACGAGGCCTGCGAGGCCTTTGCTCGCCGTATCGAACGCGTCCTCCAGCGCGCAGCCGACGCCGACGAGACCGCCTGCTGGGCCCTGCGCCGCGACCTCGGCGGAAACAAGGCCGACTTCAACTCGAAGGTCGTCACCTCCCTCGACGAAGCCGACGCCACACATGCCGCCGAGCTGCTGAGGAAGGGTGACAAGCTCACTGACACCGAGCTCTCCGAGCTCAACCACCTGATGAAGGCCAACCAGAACGACCCGGTCTTCGCCACCCGCTTCTATCAGCAGGTCGGTCAGGAGGGCGCTCTGCAGATGTACGGTCAGCTGGCCCTGCAGACAGCCGATGCCAGCGACGGGCGCAAGGCCCTGCTCCGGGAGATGCAGCGCGGCATGGGCCACACCCTGGCCACTGCAACCGACCCGGACAGCAAACCTCACCTGTCCGAGAAGTGGTCCGCCGACTTGCGCAAACTCGGCACCCAGCACATCCAGCTCTACGACAACGGCATGCGCGAGGGCCCCTACGGCTACCAGCTTCTGGGCGGCATCCTCCGCTACGGCAATTACGACTCCACGTTCCTGACGCCTGTCGCCGAGCACGTCACCCAACTCCATGCCAAGGACCCGTACTTCTTCGCCAACACGAAGTACGACATCGGCGACCCCCAGTACGGCTTCAACCCTTCTGGCAAGAATGGCGCAGGCTTCGACCCCATGAACAGCGTCCTCGAAGCCCTCGGTCACAGTCCCGAAGCCGCCACCGACTACTTCACCCCACCTATGGAGGCGTACGCCAAGGACGGCGCTCACACGGGCACTCTCTCCGAGATTGGCGACACCGACAGCTACCTGGACTTCCTCGTCAACGAGGACTACGAGTCCTTCCCCGACATCACCGGCCACGACCCCGACGCCGCCCAGAAGTCCGCGAACGACTTCCCCGACGCCCTCGGCCATGCCCTCGAGGCCGCCACCACCGGCCGCCCCTGGGATGGCGACCCCAACGCCGTCTCCGTCCCGCACACGGAAGACCAGGCCAGTCTGACCCGCCAGATCGTTGACAAGTTCGGTGGTCAGGGAGGTCCCGAACTCCTCAATGGCGAAGACGGTGCCCCGTACGAGGCGGCCCGCGACAGCCTCGGCAATATCGCCGCTGAATACATGGGTGATGTCCAGAGAGCTGTCTCCGGACATGATGACTTGCCCGTGTCAGGCGCATCGGCCGGGTTGCAGGCGTCCGCTACGGAACCTTTCCTCGCCGCAGTGGGCCAGGACCCGGAGGCGTATGCCGCTATCACGGGATCTCAACAGGCTTACACCAGTGGGATCGTTGACAACGTGGTTAACGGTGACTCGAGCTCCACCGTGGGCGACGCCGAACGGGTCAAGCAGGCTGTCGCACCTGGTTCCATCGTGGCGGGCATCATGAGTGAGGCCCGCGCGGAGGCAGTTTTCGATACTCACCGAGCCAGCGACGCAGAATTCAACGAGTCGGCTGAGACCGCCAACAAGTGGGTGGGCCGTGGTCTTGGTTTGGCGACCGGGGCTATCAGGGTGCCAGTCGTTGGAGACGTCACTGGATGGGTTGTCGAAGACATCCAAAGCAGCGTCATGGCGAGCATTCAGCGGGACACCACCACGGAGGCCCGGTACGAGGCAGGACTCGAGTACACCGCAGGCCGGGAAAGTACCCAGGACGCGGCAGCAGCGGCCGTCGATCGAGCGACAACAAACAGCCAGTTGAATCAGGACACGATCGGCGATCTGCGGAGGGCGGCTATTACCCAGGCTGGAGCGAGCCACTCTGAGGGATCTCAGTGGGAGGATTCGCGGCATGGGTGA